From the genome of Tenericutes bacterium MZ-XQ:
AGAGACGCATTTTACGTGTTTTTAGATATTGAAGTTGGAACTAGCTTCTTAGGTTTATTCGTTATTATCGCTAATATACCAATCCTTATTTTGGGATGGTTTGGCGTATCTCATAGATTTACGATTTATAGTATTATTTCGATTTTAATTCAAGCATTCATTTTAAGCTGGATGCCTATACTTGATATGGGACTTGGTGAAGTAGAACACGCATTTACAGCAGCAGTTTTAGGTGGGCTACTTATTGGTATAGGAGCTGGTGGAGCACTAAGATATGGTACATCAACTGGTGGCCTTGATATTGTTGCACAGTATTTAGCGTTCAGAAAAGGAAAATCAGTCGGTTTCTTTTCTATGGCTATGAATTTGGCAATCGCAATATTAGGTGGATTAATCGTTGGTGGTAAAGTTGGTCCTGGAGGAGAGGTAATCGCTGGTGGCATTATTATTTCCTACACGGTCATCAGAGTCATCGTCTCAACAATTTTAACCGACCGTATGCATACTGCTTATCAATACTTAGCTGTTGATATCATCACTGCAACACCACAGGCACTAGTCGATGAAATCTTACATAGAATTTATAGAGGTGTAACTTTAATGAAAGTTGAAGGAGCCTATTCGCATCATGAAAAAACTTTGATTTATGTCATCATCTCTTCTTATGAACTTCATGCCATAACAACTTTAGTTAAAAGAATAGATCCCCATGCGTTTATGGTGGTTAAGCCAACGAAAAACGTTCATGGTAATTTTGCTAGAAAAACAATTGCTTAAAGACCTTATTTAGGTCTTTTTTTCTGAAATACTTAACAAATAATATTTTTTTGGTATAATCGAGTTGATAGATGATAAACTTGAAAGGATCTAAATTATGGAAATAGCAAAAATGATTAAGAAGGCTTATATGAATCTTGATTTAAAATCTGATTCAAAAGGTCAAGTTTTGGAAGAACTCGTAAAAATCCTCGATCATGCAGGGATCGTGACAGATTTTGAAAAACTTTTAAATGATGTTAGAATTAGAGAATCATTATCGACGACAGGTATTGGATTTAAAATTGCGATTCCTCATGCAAAGAGTAAACACATAAAAGAACCGGCGATTGCGTTTGGAAGATCTAGTCAGGGCATAGAATATGATTCAATGGATGGAGATAATGCCCACCTATTCTTTTTAATATGTATGCCTGAAAATGCGGGTAATTTACATCTAAAAGCACTTACTGCATTATCAAGACAACTCATTCATGAAGAGTTCAGACTAGCACTCGAGAAAGCAGAGAATGAAGAAGAAGTCTTAAACATTATTAAGGCGATTGATCAGGAAGAAAAAAGTGCCTAAGATCGTATGTGTAACCGCATGTCCAACAGGGATAGCTCATACATATATTGCTGCTGAAATGTTGGAACATACGGGTAAAAAACTTGGCTATACGATGAAAGTTGAGACAAATGGAGCCATCGGTGTTGAACATAAGTTATCAAAGAAAGACATCGAAGAGGCTATTGGTGTGATTATTGCATCTGATGTTTCACTAGAATTAACACGGTTTGAAGGTAAGCATATCATTGAAGTAACAACACAAGAAGCGATTAAGAATCCTGAAAAACTAATTAAAGAGATCATTAAACTGAATCAAGGGTTATAAAAATGAATGTAAGAACCAAACTTTATAAACAATTTATGCACGGTTTTACATATATCATTCCACTAGTTGTTATTGGTGGAGTGTTTTTAACTTTATATGACAGATTTGATCAAAATGTATTTTTTAATGTAGGTTCAACCGCATTGTTTTTAGTATATCCAATTATCTCTGCATTTATTGCTTATGCAATAAGTGATAAACCAGGATTTATAGTCGGTCTTTTAGGTGGTGCACTTTTAACCTCTAGTGATAGTGGCTTTCTTGGTGTGGTGTTTATGGGTTTCATGTCTGGATATATTATTTTGTTGCTTCACTTTTTATTTAAGAAGTTTCCGATTGCAATTAAAGGACTGATTCCAGTATTTCTTTATCCTGTGATAGGTTCTATGTTTGTGATTTTCGTTTATTTAGGTATAGATGCTTTATTTCCATTTTTTAATGGTTTTATCAGGGATGTTTTTGCGTTTACTGGTGATATAGGAGTCGTTTTATTGTTAATGATATTATCGACTATGATGGTCTATGATTTGGGTGGGCCTGTTAATAAGGTTGCATATATCGTAGGGATTTCTACTATTTTAAATGGAACATCAACCATGTATATGGCACAAGTTATGATTGCAGGTATGATTCCACCCTTATCCATATTTATCGCATCTATATTTCACAAACGTGCATTTGAAGAAGAAAATCGTAGTTTGGCAAGAAAAAACATTTGGATGGGATTAGCATTTATTAGTGAAGGTGCAATTGCTTTTGTAAAAAAAGATAAGGAATTAGTTCTTGCGTTTATTTTAGGTGGACTATTATCAAGTGTGTTTGTGTTTATTTTTCAAGTTGAATCTCGAATCGCACATGGTGGTATATTGTCAGTTTTTTTCATCAATGGATGGATTGAATTTGTAGTTATATTGCTTGTTAGTAGCTTAGTAAGCGCATGGTTTGTATTACTAATTTTGAAAATGAAAAAAAATGTAAAAATTTCATCGTGAAATCTTTACTTCTGATATAAGCTTTGTTATAATGATTAAGTATTCAATATATCGTATAATCGACCTAATGTGGTGGTCAAGTTTCTACCGTGAAGCCGTAAAGTTCACGACTACGATATGAAAGCATCTTTTTTTATTGTTTTCATATGTAGAAACCACATATTTTGTGGTTTTTTTATTAACTAGGAAATTCTAATTGATCATTTAAATAAAAACAAACAGAAAAAACTCATCTAAAATGAGTCTGTAAAACGAGTCAACAAATTAATCAATAAGTTTATGATAAATATCTAAAGGCACAAACTGCAACTTACCACAATGACTACAAACATCAACGGGAAAAGCAGCACCTTCAGTCTCCATAAAGTGAGCATAACCAGAAAAATTGACAGTAAGTTCAAATCCACAGTGCAGACATTTCATATCAACCATGATATCAAAATTAGGCATCGATATAAATGCATTAAATGAAGCGGCAGGGCCAGCAATGAATCCCTGCTTAACAGCTGATTTATATTCAGCATACAAATTCTTTTTTTGAACAAAAGACATATGCACAGATTTAGTTTTAAATAGTTTAGGCATCGCTAAATAACCTCTCTTTTCGGTGATTTGGTAGATATGAAGCATCAAGATTTAAAACCATAGTAGAACCACACTGACATTTAAAGATGTCATAGTGATAAGTCTTAAGCAACAAAGTTCGAAAGTGAAGTTGATGTTTAAGATAAGTCAAAGATTTAGGGTTAACTAACTTTAACTCAGAGGCAATTTTTCGTTTTGTCCGATTTGAATAAAAACCGTAATAACGAATCAGATGAAATCCTTTATCAGGGATGTGTTTAATGAGACGTGCAATAAATTTAAAGACATGATCAGTGATGATTTGAGTACCTCGTTTATGATGTTTATCTGAAATTTGATCATCTTCATGAGGATCAAAATGCCAAGTGACTTGGTGATTGATATCATCGAAGTCATCAATTCTAGATTCAGAGATGGCTGGATGAGAAGCATATCTGGCGATGTATTTAGCAATCTTTTTGGCTGTAGACAAGCTAGATTTTCTCTTTAATTGAGGCCCGTAAGTGTAAAAGCCTTTTTTATACTTATGAATGAGATAACTTCTTAAGCGATTAAACTCATTATAGATAGAATTTGTCGCATGGGTTTTCAAATAGGCTGAGATGTTACTTAAGAGTCTATATTGCCAAAACATACGCAGTCTCTCAAAAGGAAAGAAAGACATGTTGGATAGATGACCATGAGCATCAATAAAGCGTTCAGCAACTAAAGCATGGATATGAGGATTGGTCTTCATATCTCTGCCATAGGTGTGAAGAAAACAAATGATGCCAAGTCTTCTATCTAATTGGTGGTCAGCCTTCGTTTTCTTAACAGCTTTATGAAGAACTTCATTTACAGTTTGAAATAAGATATCAAATAAGTCTCTATAAAGCCAAAAGAATTTACGCATCTCTTTAGCAACTGAAAAGACAAAATGTCTATGAGGGCACTTAAGTAATTTGGATTCAATCGCAAGTGTTCGAGCTTCTCGATATCTTTGATTACAAGAAGGACAAAACCTTGAATGACAAGAAAGACCTTGGATATGAAAGTTATCACAAGTTGGGCATTCATAGAAGAAGTAGCCATATTTGAAATCACGACAATGTATCATTTTTTCAACATTTTCGATAATTGAGGGACGTAGTTTATCTTCAAAATGAAGTTTAAATGAATCCCAATAGGTAGCAAATATAGATTGAATGGAAATGGAGTTATCTCTATATACTTTTAAATTAGATAGTTTAACAAGCTCATTGTTAAAGACATGTTCACCATGTTTAAGAGCAAGTTCTAATTGATCTTTAAATTTATACTTAATCACTATAGGTTCCATAAATCTATTATACAATGTGACTTTAAAAAGAAAAAGGCGATTTTTATCGCCCCTAGTGAATTTATTCACTTTTGTTCTTTTTTAAATATGCATATTGAATACAAAATAAAAAAGGAGAACGAAGATGGGAAAAATCAAATTAGTATGGAAGAAAATCGTAGCTTTCTTCATTATGGTAGGAGAAAAACTTAGAAAGTTTTTCAAAGTTGAGCAAAGAGGTTCAACATTAACAAAAGAGTTTTTGGCGGGTATAACTATTTTCTTAGCTATGGCATACATTTTGCCAGTCAATAGTTTCATGCTAGCTGCAACAGGATTGCCTGTTGGTGGTGTGTTCTTTGCAACTGCAGTATCTGCAGCAATCGCAACACTGATTATGGGGATTTTTGCAAACCTTCCAGTTGCACTTGCTCCTGGTATGGGATTAAATGCATTTTTCACTTATACACTTGTCAATTTTGGATTAGGTTATAGTCCTGAAGCAGCTTTGGCAGCTGTATTAGTATCAGGGATCTTATTCTTAATCATCTCATTAACAGGTTTAAGAAAAACCATTATCAATGCAATTCCTAAAGGATTAAAATTATCAGTTGGTGCAGGTATTGGTTTCTTTATTGCATTTATTGGCTTTAAGAATGCTGGTATTATTGAAGGTGATGGTGCTACATTAGTTACACTTGGAAACTTAGCACATCCAACTGTATTATTAGGTTTATTTGGTTTAATCTTAGTTGTTGTTTTATATGCTTTTAAGTTTAGATTTGCATTAATTACTGCAATCGTTTCAACTGCAGTTGTGGGATTAATTTTAGGTGCTCTTGGTGTTGATATGATGCCTGCATATGATCCACAAGGTATGGCTGGTGTTTGGACAGGAGCAAGTGAAACATTATTTGCAGCATTTGGTGGATTTTCTGAACTCTTCTCTAGTTGGGAAGCTTTAGCTGTCATTTTCTCATTACTATTTGTTGACTTCTTTGATACTGCTGGTACGCTTATGGCAGTTGGTAATCAAGCTGGTTTGATTAACGAAGAAGGTGTGATTGAAGGTGGAGATCATGCGCTTATTGCTGATTCAATTGGTACAATTGCAGGAGCAATGTTAGGAACTTCAAACGTTACAA
Proteins encoded in this window:
- a CDS encoding guanine permease; translated protein: MVGEKLRKFFKVEQRGSTLTKEFLAGITIFLAMAYILPVNSFMLAATGLPVGGVFFATAVSAAIATLIMGIFANLPVALAPGMGLNAFFTYTLVNFGLGYSPEAALAAVLVSGILFLIISLTGLRKTIINAIPKGLKLSVGAGIGFFIAFIGFKNAGIIEGDGATLVTLGNLAHPTVLLGLFGLILVVVLYAFKFRFALITAIVSTAVVGLILGALGVDMMPAYDPQGMAGVWTGASETLFAAFGGFSELFSSWEALAVIFSLLFVDFFDTAGTLMAVGNQAGLINEEGVIEGGDHALIADSIGTIAGAMLGTSNVTSYIESSTGIEQGARTGLASVVVAILFILSIFLYPVLSIFNGVVVGVNGFGDAIVFSPVTAMALIMVGTLMFAQLKDIDWEDTAIVITGFFTIIVMILSFSIAEGIAVGFVFYPIIMVAQGKAKKVSPVMFGLSLVFILYFILKFAV
- a CDS encoding PTS fructose transporter subunit IIB — its product is MPKIVCVTACPTGIAHTYIAAEMLEHTGKKLGYTMKVETNGAIGVEHKLSKKDIEEAIGVIIASDVSLELTRFEGKHIIEVTTQEAIKNPEKLIKEIIKLNQGL